The Deinococcus roseus nucleotide sequence ATCGGCCTGGTGGTCCCCAGAACCCTCTCCCACAGCCTGCACCTCGAGGCAGGCACCCAGGTGGTACTCCAGGTGGTAGGAGACCGACTGCTGGTCAGGGTGATGGGGGCTGCTGCCATCACCCTGGATTCGATCCTGGAAAACTGGCCGGAACATGACCGGGATGAGGAAACCAGTTGGGACACCCCACAGGGCAACGAGCTGTGGTGAAAGTCCACCTGCAACCCGGAGGCATCATCCACCTCTGCATGGACATCAACCCGATCAGGAGTCATGAGCACACGGGTTTCGTCTGTGGACAATGACTGTTCCAGCTGTGCGGCAGGGATGGGCCTTTCTGACACCCCACAATCAAAACTTCAGGGACCTCCACGGGCATCAGCACGCACCAGGCGAGGACTGCAGCATTATTCAAGTGGACTTCATTTTCCAGCATGACAGGCCGTCACTGCCTGCGAGGTGTGCCTTGCCCGTGCATTCATCCTGCATTTGATCTTTAAATTTACTTAGAGTTGCGGATCATCTGGCCGGAAGACCCCGTGCAGAAACGCGGATTTCCTCACTGGGGCGTGTTTTGGCCAGCGTCGCCTGAGTAAGCCAGTGGGATCAAAAATCCGTACAGGCTCTCTTCAAACTGAGGAGCCCCAGTGGGCTGTACCAGGAGAAAATCGAATGGAGGCCAGGTTCAATTTACTCCAGCAGCCTGGGTGCGCTGCACAAACTCACAGGGCGTGAGGTACCCCAACGAGGAATGGATCCGCGCAGCGTTGAATACTGCCGGTAGGACACGCTGAGCACTTGAGCTTCCTTGACGGTACGAAAGACATGCTGATTCAAGAACTCCTCTCTGAAACGGCTTTTGAGGCTCTCAATGAAGCCATTTTGCCAGGGTTTTCCAGGTTCGATCCTTACGGGCGTAACCCTCTTGAGGCCTAGAAACACCCCCAGGTCACGGGCCATGAACTCACTGCCATTGTCTGAGCGGAGCTTCTGGGGCAGTCCATGCTCAGCAAAAGCCTGATTTAACACCTGGATGACCTGCTGCGCTCGAAAACGGGTGCTGACATGGGTGGAGAGTAGCATTTTGCTGTACTCATCGGTCAACCTCAGGAACTTCAGAGCTTGCCCGCCTACCGTCTGGTCAAAGACAAAATCCAGTGCCCACACCTCGTTTACCTTGTTCGCTTTCTCAGGCAGGCTGGCTCCAGAACGGACTTTCCGGTGATGCCTGCGGGGTTTTTGCTGCAGGTGGTGAAGCTTCCACAGTCGGTGAACTGTCTTGGCATTGACCTTCAAGCCCTCTCTCGCCAGCACAGCATGGGCTTTGCGGTAGCCATATTGTGGGTGCTCCAGGGTGACTTGCCGGAGTTTCCTGACCAGTTGGCTTTGCCGCTCAACATGACATTTCTGGCGGTATCTCAGCACACTGCGACTGGTCTGCAACAGGCTGCTGGCTTGCCGCTCACTGACCCCACCCTCCGGAAGATCTTTGGCTGCTTCTCGCTTCTGGGACGGGTTTAATACTTTTTTCGGATCACTGTCTTCATGGCAGCATTTTCCATTTGCAGCTTTCCGACCATCTTCAGCAGCTTTTCGTTCTCCTTCTCCAACTCCTTGAGGCGCTTCTGGTCTGGAGTGGTGGTGCCCGTGTATTTCTGCTTCCAGCTGTAGAAGGTAGCCTGGTGGATGCTGTGCTGGCGGCACAGCTCAGCCACAGGGCTCTCACCCTTTTAGGCTTCTTGCAGGATGTCCAGGATCTGTTGTTCGGTGAAGCGCCCAGCACCGACGGGGCCGTCCCCGAGGTGCGTAGTCAGGGCAAGAAGCGGGACTTTTTCATGTTCTCCTCCTATGGTGAAGGCCGAACACTCGATTTTCTACTGGACCACTTTTTCGGGGGTATACCACTCCTGTTTCACTGATAAACGCAGTAAACCCATGAGATCTGTGACTTGTAGTTCGGTCAGGCTGCCTGAGGAAACCCAAAACGGATGGCATGCTGTTCCAGAAATTGTTGCAGCAGGCTTTCTTGCCGGGGTGACCTCCGGGGTCTCTGCCATGCGGCTTTGCTTTGGTCCTTCCCGTGGTGTCATGGACCTGTTGAGGAGTGATACAGATGCTGCAGCCCTGTGTGGCAAGTGCCATCACAGGTTTCTCCTTGAGCAAATGCAACGGTCAGGCAACTTGAAGCACAACAGGCGTGCTGCTTGCTGAAACATCTTTCTGATGTTGCAGCACCTCTGATTTATCCTGAGAACAACTGGATTGCGGTGGAGGGTTAAACCTTGCTGCTGATCAAGAAAGATTGCAAAGGAACAGCGATGAATCCCATTGATCAAGAGATCTTGAACCTCCGAAGCAAAGCACAGGGCATGTCTGCGGAATACATTCCAGAATGCGACCTGCAATTGTGCTTTCTCATGCATGAAGTGGCTCTGGGACAGTCCCTGTATGCCACACTGGAGCGCCCGACTTCAGGCGATGAGCGCTGGATGGGGATGTGCTGTCTGGCACTTGCGGACCGGGAAAGGGCCCTTGAGCATGCCCTGAGGGCACTGGCAATGGGAGAGGCAAGGGCCAGCATTGACCTGGTGCGCCTGTACCTCCTGATTGGCAAACCCGAACAGATGCAGGCGGAAATGGCAATGGTGCAGGTGGAACAACTGGACCGTCTGAACAGGGCCATCTGGCACCGGAATGTTTCGGTGGTGCATGCCCTGCACAACAACATCCATGATGCTGTTCTGGAAGCGGAGAAAGCCTGGAGGGTGATCCAGACGGCTCCTGAGTTTAATTTTTACGCACCAGAAGTGCTGGTGACCTGCAGTGGATTGCTCGCCACCTCGGGAAGGGTCGAACAGGCGCTGTATTATTTGGGCCGGGCGGACGAGATTTGTCAGACCCCCTACCTGTGGCACATCAAAATGACCCGCATTGTGCTGGCTCTGGATCACATGGTGCTTCAGGGGGTGATCGAGGATGCGCAACTGGTGATTCAAAACACCACCAACACCAAGATTCTGGTGGTGTCCCACATGTCCATTGCCCGCACCCATCTGTGCCTGGGTCGTCTGGCTGAAGCCCAGCC carries:
- a CDS encoding AbrB/MazE/SpoVT family DNA-binding domain-containing protein, with the protein product MKHPVFKTETKKWDNAIGLVVPRTLSHSLHLEAGTQVVLQVVGDRLLVRVMGAAAITLDSILENWPEHDRDEETSWDTPQGNELW
- a CDS encoding IS3 family transposase; its protein translation is MEAEIHGHHHSRPEAPQGVGEGERKAAEDGRKAANGKCCHEDSDPKKVLNPSQKREAAKDLPEGGVSERQASSLLQTSRSVLRYRQKCHVERQSQLVRKLRQVTLEHPQYGYRKAHAVLAREGLKVNAKTVHRLWKLHHLQQKPRRHHRKVRSGASLPEKANKVNEVWALDFVFDQTVGGQALKFLRLTDEYSKMLLSTHVSTRFRAQQVIQVLNQAFAEHGLPQKLRSDNGSEFMARDLGVFLGLKRVTPVRIEPGKPWQNGFIESLKSRFREEFLNQHVFRTVKEAQVLSVSYRQYSTLRGSIPRWGTSRPVSLCSAPRLLE